In Oncorhynchus keta strain PuntledgeMale-10-30-2019 chromosome 19, Oket_V2, whole genome shotgun sequence, a single genomic region encodes these proteins:
- the LOC118397788 gene encoding ankyrin repeat and SOCS box protein 2-like, with translation MYFTVEPEELVDPVVKAIKGGAVGALTEMVKTGRNLTERNKLGWLPLHEAATHGKKECLDILLEAHPEVINRRTMKDQTPLFLAVVAEHVSCVQCLLEKGANPVIADKDRETPLYKACEGENVEMVAMLLGFGAGVNKHCIQGWTALHEAVIRNNMEICVLLMKAGAKLSPVNMYGITPLFAAAQTGHAEVLNFLITNGADSNSQANDGATPLYEACKNGHGEIVELLLSQKADANKPTKAGLLPIHIAAQRGYDEIVSRLIQVTSKSRVRRSGISPLHLAAEHNKDNTLEVLIEADFDVNAKLSTDRSSIYQDRRTTALYFAVTNSNVDAAAMLLEAGANPNLDIFNPLLVAVKQGCVQMVCLLVEHRADVNVKIPTHPTSFPASVMFCMKYLSLLKYLLDNGCDALSCFKCEHGTKPHPPMRNVYKDDLGLCHEEPGVQFCDMISSPSIRQWAGPIIDALLDYVGNVQLCSRLIEHLDSYEAWACIKEKSIPPRSLLQLCRLKIRQLVGVHRLRQISTLPLPGRLVNFLNHEE, from the exons ATGTATTTCACTGTTGAGCCTGAAGA GCTGGTCGACCCGGTCGTCAAAGCCATTAAGGGTGGTGCTGTGGGTGCTCTGACGGAGATGGTGAAGACTGGGAGAAACCTGACGGAGAGGAATAAGTTGGGGTGGCTGCCTCTGCACGAGGCCGCAACCCATGGGAAGAAGGAATGCCTTGATATCTTACTGGAAG CCCACCCTGAGGTGATTAACAGGCGCACAATGAAGGACCAGACTCCTCTCTTCCTAGCTGTGGTGGCTGAACATGTGTCCTGTGTCCAGTGCCTGCTGGAGAAAGGAGCTAACCCCGTCATCGCTGACAAGGACAGGGAAACCCCTCTATATAAAG CTTGCGAGGGAGAGAATGTTGAGATGGTGGCAATGCTTTTGGGCTTCGGGGCCGGGGTGAACAAGCATTGTATTCAGGGCTGGACCGCCCTCCACGAGGCTGTGATCCGCAATAACATGGAGATATGTGTGCTGCTGATGAAGGCGGGGGCTAAGCTCAGTCCAGTCAACATGTATGGTATCACTCCCCTGTTCGCTGCAGCCCAGACTGGACATGCTGAAGTCCTGAACTTCCTCATCACCAATG GTGCAGACAGTAACAGCCAGGCGAACGATGGGGCAACACCGCTCTATGAAGCCTGTAAGAATGGACATGGGGAGATCGTGGAGCTCCTGCTGTCTCAGAAAGCAGATGCCAACAAACCCACCAAAGCTGGACTTCTGCCCATTCATATCGCTGCCCAACGTGGATATGATGA GATAGTGTCCAGACTGATCCAAGTGACCAGCAAGTCCAGAGTGCGACGCAGTGGCATCAGTCCCCTCCATCTTGCCGCCGAACACAACAAAGACAACACCCTGGAGGTTCTGATCGAGGCAGACTTCGACGTCAATGCCAAGCTGTCCACCGACCGCTCTTCCATATACCAGGATAGACGAACCACTGCACTCTATTTCGCAGTCACCAACAGCAACGTTGATGCTGCCGCCATGCTTCTTGAGGCCGGCGCAAACCCCAACCTGGACATCTTCAACCCGCTACTGGTGGCTGTGAAGCAGGGTTGCGTCCAAATGGTGTGCCTACTGGTGGAGCACAGGGCAGACGTCAATGTTAAAATCCCAACTCACCCCACCTCGTTCCCGGCAAGTGTCATGTTCTGTATGAAGTATCTATCTCTGCTCAAGTACCTCTTGGACAATGGCTGTGACGCCCTATCCTGTTTCAAGTGTGAGCATGGCACCAAACCACACCCACCAATGAGGAATGTATACAAGGATGACCTGGGTCTCTGCCACGAGGAGCCAGGTGTGCAG TTCTGTGACATGATCTCCAGTCCCTCAATACGTCAGTGGGCAGGACCCATCATAGATGCACTTCTAGACTACGTCGGTAATGTGCAGCTGTGCTCCAGACTCATTGAACATCTGGACAGCTATGAGGCCTGGGCCTGTATCAAGGAGAAATCGA TACCCCCACGGAGCCTTTTGCAGTTGTGCAGGCTGAAGATCCGACAACTGGTGGGAGTCCACAGACTGAGGCAGATCAGCACCTTACCCCTACCGGGAAGACTTGTCAACTTTCTGAACCATGAGGAGTGA